The stretch of DNA ACACGTTGCTGGACGACGTCGAGCAGCCCGCCTTCAGCAAGGAGTTCTTCGTCGGCGTGCCCGCGCCCGCGGCCGGGTTGCTGGCGCTGCTGCCGCTGGTGCTGACCGCGCACTTCGGCTATCCGGGCTGGTGGGCGCAGCAGCCCGTGGTGATGGTCTGGATGGTCGCGGTCGCCGCGCTCGCGGTGAGCCGGGTGCCGACGTTGTCGCTGAAGACCGTGAAGGTGCCTGCGAAGGCGGTCGCTCCGCTGCTGGTGCTGGTGGCGCTGCTGGCCGCGGGGATCATCATGTTCCCGCTGGTCTCGCTGGCCGTGGCGCTGGTGGTGTACCTCGTGCACATCCCGTACGCGGTGTACCGGTACCGCTGGCTGCTGCGGCACCCGGAGGCGTGGGCGGCGCCGCCGCGCGAGCGCCGCGCCATCCGCAGGCGCACCCAGCGGCGGCTCGGGCTGCGGCCGCCGCACCCGCGCCGGGCGCTGGCCGGGGCGCGGCAGCGGATGCGCCGCACCCGCGGGCCGGAAGGCCCCCGGTTGAGCTGGCGCCGCCTCGGACTGCGCCGCAGCCGCAACGGCAGCCCCCGCTGAGCCATCCCGGCCGAGCGAACGGGCTGTTCGACCGATCCAGTGGGGCGAGCAGGCCGCTCACTCGGCTCGACGAGCCGAGGCGCGCGGTGAGCCGGAGCGAGCGGACCGTCGACCCGTCTTGAGCGGTCCGCTCACTCGTCGGCGCAGAGCGCTCAGCGGATGCGGAGGCGTTCGGTGCGCACGAAGTTGATCGTGTAGCGCTTCCACGGCTGCTGATTGCCCAGCGTCCGATCGATCGCCGAGCGCGCGTGCAGCGCGTTCTCCACCAGCGAACTCGCCAGCAGCTCGGTCGCGGGAGCCCCGGCGGACTGGATGTCCGGCACCTTCGCCGTGGGCCGCCCGCTGAGCAGCTGGTCCACCGCCTGCAGCGCGGGCACCGCGACGGCCTGCTCGTCCTCCGGCCGGAACGCCAGCGTCGACACGTCCTGGCGCAGCGCGTCCAGCGCGATCGCCGCGGCCCGGGTGGCCTCCTGGTCCTCGTCCGACTCCGGGTCGTCCAGCAGCGCGGGCATCCCGAGCAGGTCCTGGGTCCGCCGCAGCGCGAGCACGTGCGCGGCCTGCATCGCCGCCTGCACCTGGTGGCCCTGCCCGGCCGCGCGCACGCTGCGCAGCAGCTCGGAGACCGACCACACGGTGGAGCGGACCGCACCGCGCACGTCCGGCACCATGCTGCTGGGCAGCACGATGAAGCTGACGTAGCCGACGCCGAGCGCGATGGCCGCGCCGACCGCGGTGTTCGACGCGAAGCTGATCGCGACGTTGGCCAGCGGCCGGTCCAGCCGCATCGCCTGGTCCACCGCGGTGATGACGATCAACGAGCTCAGCAGCACCTGGTAGTCGGTGCGCAGCCGCTCCACCCCGAGCAGCATCGCCGCCACCACCGCGGGCACCAGCAGGTACACCCCCGGCAGCAGCGTGATCAGCGCGGCGAGGAAGACCACGCCGAGCACCGCGCCACCGGTCCGCTCCAGCGCCCCGTTCATGCTGTCCCGCGCCGCGGGCGCGAGCACCACGTACAGCGCGAGCAGCAGCGTCGACGCCGACGGATCGTGCAGCAGCAGCACGATCACCAGCCCGATCCCCACCGCGAGCGTGCAGCGCAACGCGTGCCGGAACAGCGATGACCGCAACGACAGGTGAGCCTTGATGCCGCCGATCGCGCGCTGCTTGGCACCGCCGGGCGCGGGCGGGCTGGCGGGCGCTTCGACCCGCTGCACGACCGCGCCGCGGATCCGGTCCAGCCCCTGGTTCATCCCGGCGACCGCTTCCGGCAGGTCCTGCCTGCCGCCCGCGGAGACCACGGCCTGCGCGGGGTCGACGCGCGCCATCGCGGGCAGCCCGCTGCAGGCGCGGGAACGCACCGCGCGGGCGAGTTCGGCGGCGACGAGGTCGGCCTCGGCGACGATGCGGTGCAGCCGCTCGGCTTCGATCCGGTCGGCCTGCTCGGCCTGCGCCAGCAGTGCCTCGCGGGCCGCGCGGAACCGGGCCGCGCCGGCCAGCACCTGCCCGAGCCAGGTCGTGGAGCCGTCCGCGCGCCAAGCGCTCGCGGCCGACTCCAACACCCCCGGCCCGGGTTCGAGCAGCGTGCGGGCGACGGCCGCGCGGGTCGCGCGGGTCGAGTCGCCGATGCCGATGAGCACTCGCAGGACCAGCGCGAACAACGCACCTGCGACGGTGCACAGGAACAGCATCCAGGCGGGCTGGTCGCTACCGATGCCGGTGGTGCTGGAGAACAACGTCGCCGCCGCGAACGTCTGCCCGCTGACCCGGTACTGCTCGCCGAGCGCGGGCAGCATCCCGGAACCGAACACGACCACCGCGACCAGCGACCCGGCCAGCACCGGGATGCCGTAGAGCACCGGTCCCAGCGCCATCACCAGCACCAGCGCCGGACCGAACCAGGAGAACCGGTGCAGATCCGACCGCAGCGACCGCCCACCGGCCGCCACCAGGGCGAACACCGCGGTCAGCCCGCCGATCAGCGCGGGCGTGCGCAGGTCGAACAACCAGCCGCCCGCGGTGGCCACGACCGCGGTCACGAGCACGGCCACCGCGTACTGGCGCCGCCGGAGATCCGGCGCCCCCGCCTCGGTGTTCAGGCCGGTGTCCAACCGCTCTCTTACCTTCGTCAACACCGATGCAGCCACGGTGGTCGCTTACTCCTACTTCTTCGTCGCGTGCGAGAGGTCGATGCGCCCCGTAGCCGAGCGTTGCGCAGGACGCCGGGCATTCCCCCGGCATCCGCAGCGGGCTTCGCCCGAGCGGCGCGGAGTCGGGGAAGCACAGCGCCGGAGGGGCCCAGCGCCGCAGAGGCACAGCGCCGACGAGGCACTGGGCCGGAGAGGCACTGGGCCGGACAAACACTGGCCGGACAAGCACTGGGCCGGAGAGGCACTGGCCGATCGGCAGGCTGCCGCATGACTCACGATCTATGTCGGTGCGACCCGCCTCGTGAGTTACGGCGTCGTCGAAAATCACTCGATCAGGTAACTCAAGCCGGTCCCCATCAGATCGACCGCGGGCTGATCCGCCAGAACGTCGACACCGGTCCCACTCCGGAACCGAGCGGGTAGGCGTGCTCGACACTGCGCGTCACGAACCGCTTGCCCGCCGCCACCGCCTCCGGCACCGCAGCACCCTTGGCGAGCGCGGCGGTGATCGCCGAAGCGAACACGTCACCGGCGCCGTGCGTGTGCACCGTGGAGTAGCGCGGGCCCGGCAGCGGCATCGCCGTGCTGCCGTCGAAGAGCAGGTCCACGCACTCCGGGTCGTCCCGCAGGTGCCCGCTCTTGATCAGCACCCACTGCGGCCCGAAGTCGTGCA from Saccharopolyspora sp. SCSIO 74807 encodes:
- the pssA gene encoding CDP-diacylglycerol--serine O-phosphatidyltransferase, which gives rise to MNGLRGAPPGIRLLPNAVTVLAMCAGLSAVQFALNAQLTGAIAAVAVAAVLDGLDGRIARLLDATTRMGAELDSLSDAMSFGVAPALTLYAWQLQDNRAGWIAALVFAVCMILRLARFNTLLDDVEQPAFSKEFFVGVPAPAAGLLALLPLVLTAHFGYPGWWAQQPVVMVWMVAVAALAVSRVPTLSLKTVKVPAKAVAPLLVLVALLAAGIIMFPLVSLAVALVVYLVHIPYAVYRYRWLLRHPEAWAAPPRERRAIRRRTQRRLGLRPPHPRRALAGARQRMRRTRGPEGPRLSWRRLGLRRSRNGSPR
- a CDS encoding FUSC family protein; its protein translation is MDTGLNTEAGAPDLRRRQYAVAVLVTAVVATAGGWLFDLRTPALIGGLTAVFALVAAGGRSLRSDLHRFSWFGPALVLVMALGPVLYGIPVLAGSLVAVVVFGSGMLPALGEQYRVSGQTFAAATLFSSTTGIGSDQPAWMLFLCTVAGALFALVLRVLIGIGDSTRATRAAVARTLLEPGPGVLESAASAWRADGSTTWLGQVLAGAARFRAAREALLAQAEQADRIEAERLHRIVAEADLVAAELARAVRSRACSGLPAMARVDPAQAVVSAGGRQDLPEAVAGMNQGLDRIRGAVVQRVEAPASPPAPGGAKQRAIGGIKAHLSLRSSLFRHALRCTLAVGIGLVIVLLLHDPSASTLLLALYVVLAPAARDSMNGALERTGGAVLGVVFLAALITLLPGVYLLVPAVVAAMLLGVERLRTDYQVLLSSLIVITAVDQAMRLDRPLANVAISFASNTAVGAAIALGVGYVSFIVLPSSMVPDVRGAVRSTVWSVSELLRSVRAAGQGHQVQAAMQAAHVLALRRTQDLLGMPALLDDPESDEDQEATRAAAIALDALRQDVSTLAFRPEDEQAVAVPALQAVDQLLSGRPTAKVPDIQSAGAPATELLASSLVENALHARSAIDRTLGNQQPWKRYTINFVRTERLRIR